The following coding sequences lie in one Lolium perenne isolate Kyuss_39 chromosome 2, Kyuss_2.0, whole genome shotgun sequence genomic window:
- the LOC127335133 gene encoding cell number regulator 2, with translation MASLNNASWTTGLCGCCDDAGSCCLTFFCPCVAFGRIAEIVDQGATSCCVSGTLYMALASVTGMGCLYSCCYRSRLRGQYALKEKPCADCCVHWFCEPCALCQEYRELKNRGYDMSIGWQANMEKMGKTAATVAPQMNPGMTR, from the exons ATGGCCAGCCTCAACAACGCCTCGTGGACCACCGGCCTCTGCGGCTGCTGCGACGACGCCGGCAGCT GCTGCTTGACCTTCTTCTGCCCGTGCGTCGCCTTCGGGAGGATCGCCGAGATCGTCGACCAGGGAGCCACAT CATGCTGCGTGAGCGGGACGCTGTATATGGCGCTGGCCTCGGTGACCGGGATGGGCTGCCTCTACTCCTGCTGCTACCGCTCCAGGCTCCGCGGCCAGTACGCGCTCAAGGAGAAGCCCTGCGCCGACTGCTGCGTGCACTGGTTCTGCGAGCCATGCGCGCTCTGCCAGGAATACCGCGAGCTCAAGAACCGCGGCTACGACATGTCCATCG GGTGGCAGGCCAACATGGAGAAGATGGGGAAGACCGCTGCGACCGTCGCGCCTCAGATGAACCCAGGGATGACTCGCTAG